TCATAGTGGGAGGGTTCCAATGGGCCATATACTTTTTCCCTGATGGTAGGGACCCCAAAGATAATGCCGCTTATGTCTCTGTCTTCGTTGCACTCCATTCCAAGAGCACCAACGTTCGTGCGTTGTTCGATCTCACGTTGCTCGACCTATGCAAGAAAGGAGAGCACAAGGTTCATAGCCACTTCAGTCACTCCCTCACGATTGGGCCTTACACTCTCATAAACCATGGCAGCATGTGGTTAGTGTtagtgttttctttatttttatttttatttttagaaaataaatattgaaatgtatcttagttttttaatattttaaaatttagttttagtctctatacAAACTTATTATATTCGTATGTCCAACATTTATGTAAACAATATAGTCTTTAAAATAAAGCAAAGtgttattgatttttcttttaatcttttttcactATTGTCAGGGGTTAAAGAGATAGCTCTTTTATTAGAATATaagacataaaaattaaattttcaaaggAACTAGAGAACCTTGTGATTTTGGTGATATGATTTGGATATCATCATGATTTATTAGCTCTTGTATCCATTTTTTGTGGTGTACATTACGTAGTGATCAATGATGCACTTGTTGTGTAATAGGGGCTATACGCGGTTTTTCAAACGGAGACACCTTGAGACGTCAAATTTTCTCAAGGATGATTGCTTGAAGATAAATTGCACTATTGCGGTTTTAGTGTCGTCCATAGATTCTTCTCAGTTAAACACAATACAGGTTCCTGAATCTGATATTGGTGAACATTTTGGGATGTTGTTAGAGGATGAGGAATCATTTGATGTTACTTTCTCGGTTGGTGGAGAAAGGTTTCATGCTCATAAGCTTGTTTTGGCAGCTCGATCAACCATGTTTgaaactcaattttttaatgCTATGAAGAAGGATGATCAGGAGATAGTTGTTATTGACATGGAACCTAAGGTTTTCAAGGTGTCACATTCATTAAAAGTTCCTCTTTTTCTCTATACCTTTGTAGCTGTTTTTTGTTCCACACAAGATATATGCTATTTAATTCAGTTAAAATCGGGCCTATCGTTTGGTTGGTTATCTAATTTTAATCGTGTTCTATGTTGAGCAGGCTTTACTTCATTTTGTTTATAGAGACACTCTTTTGGAAGATGAAGAGCTCTTTATGTTGGATTCGTCATTCTTTCCTTCGTTGTCTGAATCATTTATAGCAAAGTTGTTAGCTGCTGGAGAAAAGTATGGTTTGCCAAGACTAATGTTGATGTGTGAATCTATACTTTGTAAAGACATATCTGTAGATTCTGTTGCCTATATTTTTGCTCTTGCTGATCGTTATTGTGCTACCCACTTGAAGTCCATCTGTCAAAAATTTTCTGCTGAAAACTTTGATGGTGAGTTTCCATGCTTAACTTTCAAACCCAACTCTACATTTGAGTTCATAGCCAATTACTTCTTAGCTTGTaatatattttcatcattttggTGTCTACATTATTTGTTAGTTGACAGTTGATTCTCatatcatttctttcattattatgTCTATTGCAGCCGTGATGCATTCTGATGGTTTTGAGTATCTTAAGAAAAATTGCCCATTACTGCAATCAGAACTGCTAAAGACTGGAGTAGGATGCGAGAAAGAATTTAGTTGAGAGGGAAAATACTAAATTGTATGTTCTTAATCCAAGGTCTAGTTTAGAGGAGTGACGACCTAAGATCCAAGGTTGGAAGAGAcc
The sequence above is a segment of the Glycine max cultivar Williams 82 unplaced genomic scaffold, Glycine_max_v4.0 scaffold_32, whole genome shotgun sequence genome. Coding sequences within it:
- the LOC121174487 gene encoding BTB/POZ and MATH domain-containing protein 4-like, which gives rise to MSRAMCNPAMVSRSVLGSQTSSKSVTETMSGSHEFVIKGYSLTKGMGIGKYIVSETFIVGGFQWAIYFFPDGRDPKDNAAYVSVFVALHSKSTNVRALFDLTLLDLCKKGEHKVHSHFSHSLTIGPYTLINHGSMWGYTRFFKRRHLETSNFLKDDCLKINCTIAVLVSSIDSSQLNTIQVPESDIGEHFGMLLEDEESFDVTFSVGGERFHAHKLVLAARSTMFETQFFNAMKKDDQEIVVIDMEPKVFKALLHFVYRDTLLEDEELFMLDSSFFPSLSESFIAKLLAAGEKYGLPRLMLMCESILCKDISVDSVAYIFALADRYCATHLKSICQKFSAENFDAVMHSDGFEYLKKNCPLLQSELLKTGVGCEKEFS